From a region of the Mytilus galloprovincialis chromosome 3, xbMytGall1.hap1.1, whole genome shotgun sequence genome:
- the LOC143068079 gene encoding uncharacterized protein LOC143068079, whose protein sequence is MGTASSVQRSQVPIGCQLCQGRNTIQWKCVNCQFLMCTICKDNIHLRIAKDHKIISISDIGELDSGESFNFSDTHCKEHFDQVCCSYCSSCNTVVCVKCLMTVHNGHKFVDEADFLCKKKQIWKGKTSAVKKIDQLCKDEHKLKNIKQLEDEMYSKAIENIHEKAREDMDWLSSIIFQLDEKIKSVNQTIDTELTNIDREKGKVKEFIDIVDMITSSKDFCQFFEKFDELIASLTCDIKPLQENFGSISEFIKEHIIVSEFDHQNTAASDSERTDSDSEATELVKTYTTDIRSIHFLTELSDQTLLISDNQSEVLQHVKLEETNAKVIANFTIQIFGMAVSPSGDILVSTGDTILKVFDIKTGKMTDSLYSVHPFKSCAIHVNQDQRVIIGVRSSEADVGATGRCVVIVMDQEGNCLMEYEHDNNKIPLFTHPANITSTKDGNICVLDIMLCHTDETGRIVVLAPGGDVIQIYSGHPDINNVGRPFIPGDISTISSGGIIVTDTKTQTLHILDNDGQFIICYNILDIGINYPYSLAMSLSGHLYIGGTCEQGSPDTYKTKLYQLKYHEI, encoded by the coding sequence ATGGGGACTGCAAGTTCAGTCCAGAGAAGTCAGGTTCCCATTGGGTGTCAGCTCTGTCAAGGTAGAAATACAATTCAGTGGAAATGTGTGAACTGTCAGTTTTTAATGTGCACCATTTGTAAAGACAACATTCATCTTAGAATTGCTAAAGACCACAAAATCATAAGTATTAGTGATATAGGGGAGCTAGATTCAGGAGAAAGTTTTAACTTTAGTGACACACACTGTAAGGAACATTTTGATCAGGTCTGCTGTTCGTACTGTAGTTCTTGTAATACAGTTGTCTGTGTAAAATGTTTAATGACAGTACATAATGGACATAAGTTTGTAGATGAAGCAGATTTTCTTTGTAAGAAAAAGCAAATTTGGAAAGGAAAAACAAGTGCagtgaaaaaaatagatcaaCTCTGTAAGGATGAACATAAactgaaaaatattaaacaattggAGGATGAGATGTATAGTAAAGCAATAGAAAATATCCATGAGAAAGCTAGAGAGGATATGGATTGGCTTTCTAGTATAATTTTTCAATTGGATGAGAAAATAAAATCAGTAAATCAGACAATTGATACAGAATTGACAAACATTGATAGAGAAAAGGGAAAAGTTAAGGAGTTTATAGATATTGTTGACATGATAACAAGTTCAAAAGATTTCTGTCAGTTCTTTGAGAAGTTTGATGAATTGATTGCATCATTGACTTGTGACATTAAACCACTTCAAGAAAATTTTGGATCAATATCTGAATTTATTAAAGAGCATATTATAGTCAGTGAGTTTGATCATCAAAATACAGCAGCATCAGATTCAGAAAGAACAGATTCAGATTCAGAGGCAACCGAATTAGTTAAAACCTATACTACAGATATTAGGAGTATTCATTTCCTAACTGAGTTATCTGATCAAACACTGTTGATATCTGACAATCAATCAGAAGTACTACAACATGTGAAATTAGAAGAAACCAATGCCAAAGTGATAGCTAACTTTACTATCCAGATATTTGGCATGGCAGTCAGTCCTTCAGGTGACATACTTGTATCAACTGGTGACACAATCCTGAAAGTATTTGATATAAAGACAGGAAAGATGACAGATTCACTATACAGTGTACATCCTTTTAAGTCATGTGCCATACATGTAAATCAAGATCAGAGAGTTATAATAGGAGTTAGATCTTCAGAAGCAGACGTTGGTGCCACAGGAAGATGTGTTGTGATTGTCATGGATCAAGAAGGGAATTGCCTAATGGAATATGAACATGATAATAACAAAATACCATTATTTACACACCCTGCCAACATAACTAGTACTAAAGATGGTAATATATGTGTCTTGGACATTATGTTATGTCATACTGATGAAACAGGTAGAATAGTAGTTTTAGCACCGGGAGGAGATGTCATACAGATATACTCTGGTCATCCTGATATTAACAATGTTGGCAGACCATTTATACCTGGAGATATATCAACAATTTCATCAGGTGGTATCATTGTTACAGATACTAAAACCCAAACATTACATATTTTAGATAATGATGGACAGTTCATTATCTGCTACAATATATTGGACATAGGAATCAACTATCCATATTCTCTAGCTATGTCTCTGTCAGGTCATTTATATATAGGAGGTACCTGTGAACAAGGAAGTCCAGACACCTACAAGACCAAACTTTATCAATTGAAATATCATGAAATTTAA
- the LOC143068080 gene encoding adenosine receptor A1-like, giving the protein MEDLLSKEEDPLCNTQDCFPERRNLSFDDTVYSISTDDIFGCVVAIMIPIIFIGNSLVIITLYRFPKFRTTTNLLIGSLSMADLLLGVVTLPLYVCFYFHGDALSRIKYLCLIKYSFALGTLSASLISLVAIAFDRFIAITRPLIYRVTMTKRRAMFIIVGIWMYHLIVAFLPLIGWNHYNELNNNVTHICNFFTVLPVPYTVLTTPVVIMLAIVISTYLYFKIYQETVSYSKRQFERRSTSSNKVFGRRQFKRDTKSAKMMGLISILFYLFWIPFMIGCIIKYISNNKHSSEMIKNIFLTLAMSNSAVNPFIYCWLREDFRTAFLMIVCCRKTSSIRQMTSMKQNLGMKGTYNFNKSQNRKSSLFTVEKALKPLQSNLSDSITSSYGDTSDCETPQSVASNADTPHSVFSDGTFSFSRSDTASSMNSSMTTRL; this is encoded by the coding sequence ATGGAGGATTTACTAAGCAAGGAGGAAGATCCATTATGTAATACTCAGGATTGTTTTCCTGAACGAAGGAATTTAAGTTTCGATGACACTGTTTACTCGATTTCAACTGATGATATATTTGGATGTGTTGTGGCCATCATGATTCCTATTATATTTATTGGGAACTCTCTTGTTATTATAACATTGTACAGATTTCCAAAGTTTAGAACAACAACCAATTTATTGATCGGAAGTCTTTCTATGGCTGATCTTCTGCTTGGTGTGGTGACTTTACCATTGTATGTGTGCTTTTATTTCCATGGCGATGCTTTAAGTAGAATAAAATATCTTTGTCTAATAAAGTATAGCTTTGCACTGGGAACATTGAGTGCATCCTTGATAAGCCTTGTTGCCATTGCATTTGACCGATTCATAGCTATAACAAGACCTTTAATTTATCGTGTAACAATGACCAAAAGAAGAGCTATGTTTATAATAGTTGGTATTTGGATGTATCACTTGATTGTGGCTTTCTTACCATTAATTGGATGGAATCATTACAATGAATTAAATAATAACGTAACTCACATATGTAATTTCTTCACGGTATTACCAGTGCCATATACAGTTCTTACGACACCAGTTGTTATTATGCTAGCAATTGTAATATCAACCTacttatatttcaaaatttatcaagaaACTGTTAGCTATAGTAAACGTCAGTTTGAGAGGAGGTCCACTTCCTCCAATAAGGTGTTTGGACGAAGACAGTTTAAGAGGGATACAAAATCAGCTAAGATGATGGGACTGATTTCTATACTGTTCTACCTATTCTGGATTCCATTTATGATTGGATGCATTATTAAGTACATTTCAAACAATAAGCACTCGTCAGAgatgatcaaaaatatttttctgactCTTGCTATGAGTAATTCTGCTGTAAATCCCTTCATTTATTGCTGGCTAAGAGAAGATTTCAGAACTGCCTTTCTCATGATAGTTTGTTGTAGAAAAACATCTAGTATTCGGCAAATGACTTCCATGAAACAAAATTTGGGAATGAAAGGGACATACAACTTCAACAAATCTCAAAACAGGAAGAGTTCATTGTTTACTGTTGAAAAAGCGCTTAAGCCTCTACAATCTAACTTGAGTGATAGCATCACATCATCTTATGGAGATACATCTGATTGTGAGACACCACAAAGTGTTGCTAGCAATGCTGATACTCCACATAGTGTTTTCAGTGATGGAACATTCTCGTTCAGTAGAAGTGATACGGCTAGTTCTATGAACAGTTCAATGACTACAAGACTTTAG